The following nucleotide sequence is from Zea mays cultivar B73 chromosome 1, Zm-B73-REFERENCE-NAM-5.0, whole genome shotgun sequence.
TGATGTCGCTGCGCTGGTCGTTGTTTTATCATGGCTCGTGGATGGTGGCGTGCCTGGTGTAGTGTCATTGCCTTTGTCAGCAGCGCCAGCGGGGTGGGAGTGGGACTTGGAGTCTTCTGCACTCGTGGGGTGGCTGCTCTCCGTGTTGTTAAGCTGGGAGAGGCTACTGGCCCTGTGCCTGAACCACTCGTCCTCCTCACCTTCTGACAGGCTCAGCTGTAGAAAAAACAGCAAACCAAAAGATGTTCTTGTTTCAGAGAGGAAGAAAAAAAAGGAGCAACGCAGTAGGTTTTTCTTCCTGGGATAGGATGCATGGGTATGTGTGTAGAAGTGTAGCAATCTGATCGATTTGCTTCTTCACCTTGACATTTGTAAGATCCACGTTCCTGTTCTTCAGATAGTTCATGAACTCACGAAAGTTTGCCTCCGTGGGGCGGTAGTGCCCACTATGTGGCCAGACAGCCTGAAAGATGATGAACGAATCAGACAGGTGACTTGGGCGCTGCACAAGTAAAACACTACGAGGCTGGAAGACAAGTGTTGATCTATATATGCACCTTTAGAATTCCATCCTCTACAATCAGTCTGCCAGCAGCAGATGTGGCTCCACCGGCGAGGAAGCTGGAGTGCTGAAATGTGCCCTTGCTCTTCTGCAACAACAATGAGATTATTACATTTCATCTGTTAGAGGCTATCTTCATGGTTCAGGTTCTTCTCTACTGCCTGCTTAAGGTTTCAAGGTGATGTGGTGGTTGCCTGGTTGGACGTACCGTACCGATGTATAGAGCTCTCGTTGTGCtcagcacgaagatccattttgcatccctGGGGCCTTCAGATGTGTCGACGATTTTCTGGCTCAGTTTGTACATAAACTTTCCATCCTCAACCACGACCTCATAGGACTCCCTTTCTTTCTGCACAAATTAGCAAATCATCTACGGTTCAGATATGAAGCCTTTTCTGCTAGCTCTGAGATTTCGTATTCAGCTGCTGAGGGTTGAAGCACTAACCGGGCCAAGGTACCTGATGCATTGCTGCAGCAGCTTCCATCTTGGACAGTGCTCATCAATATTAACCTCCTTTCCTTCACCTATATCCAACCTATTGAGACGTGATTTCAGACAACTTTGAACTTCTCTTCTTCAGCTGGTTGGGAGATAGCTTTAAAAGTTTCACGTGAACAATACCAGTAAAAGAAAGGCTGTTTGCTCTCACAGTGTAGCCAGTATTGGTAGTAGTAGTGGAGGTTGTGACCATACCGATGTCGAGGATCAATCTGCCCATGAAACATGAATGTTCTGTGATGTTCTTTCACCAGTTAGTGTTTTAAAGAAATTGTTTTTATGCGTACTGCTTCAAGCCAGTGTTGCAGTGCGAGCTTCTGAGCCATTTCATCCTTGGAAAGACCTTTTCCTACCTGAggcaagaaagaaagaaagaaaagaacaGCAGATACCAACTCAATATTCAATCGTACTAGAACAAAGATATGGCAATAGCCCTTGTGGAAATCAGACTACACCGTTTCAGCACTTGAGCATAATTATCAGCTTCATAGCAGCAATGGGCTGTTGGCACGCTAATGACATGGTTCCGCAATAAAAAAGAACTACCAGACCAAATTTAACAGTAACAGCAGAATAAAATTAGTTTGACTTGTCCAGTTTATCAAATTCACAATATTATCAAAACAATTAATGACCCCAAAAGGATCACAATAATGCCAAGAACCAGTATAGTAGGACCATAATACTATAGCAGACAACTGCGCTAAGTTCTAAGCTCCATGCTCAAAATAATGGTTAAGTAGCATATAATGTGTAGACACATGAATTTACCTTGGCAGCTCTCATTCTGGCACGAGACCACCTCGAGAGGGCCGACTCAGGCTTTTGTACATCGAAAAATGACACTGAATTGCGCTTGAGCAATGCAAAATCAAGTAGTTTCCACCTGGATTTAGCATACAATTCACGAAATTCAGTAACTTTGCCCTAATATCAGAATCAGACTAGCACAATGAATTTTACAAACCAGCGTTGTTCAACAAGAACAGCACAATCACCAAGCTGCCGCCTTGTTCTGAAGCTCTTGTACACCTTCTGCACTCTTATTGCTGCAGCCTGGTGCACTGGGCTGACCATCCCAATTACCGGAGAATCTGGTGGTAGGTTCTCTGTGGACTTATATCTTGGCAGGACTATAGGCTTGTAGTTGTAACTCTTCTTTGCAGGTTTAGGACTCACCATTGATAACGTTGTTTCAACTTGAAATGGATCACCCTCCCTTCTTTCGAATCTTAAAGAGCCTCTCACCATGAGCCTCTTGGAGGTCAGTGCATCGAGCAATGCTGTTGGTGATTCAAGGGTATCATGTGTGTTGAGATTATCAAAGCTTAGAGACCGCACAAACAGCCTGTCAataccatcatcatcatcatcatcatcatcctcagGCAAATAGTCATCTGGTGGATATGAGATTGACAAACCCATTTTCCTGATTAAACTGTAATATGTGACGGTTTTCTTTGTTCGCCCTTTGCCTAGCGTTTTCTCTGATACGCCTTGCTGCTTTTGTTGCTCATACGAATCTCTTCAGGAGTTGTGTGTTCTTTATGAGTGCGTTGACACCTTTTGCAAAGAAGGAAAATCGAAGGAAATAAAATGTAGGGCCTTTGAATTGGAAAACACATTAGAAACAGATTCATGAATTTCCTTAGCTATTCACAATTTTACCAAGGCATGGTAATTAGAATTGAAAGCCCCATGTAATATCTCTTGTGATAAAATGTAttcagagagaagccaagaacaggGTAAGGAAAGTTCATTACaaaaaaaagggaaaagaaaaggccaagaagtgaaaatcaaacAACAGTGAGCTTTATCTCTACCTTCAAATTTCTTGCGCTATCCATCCAATAGGACCTCTTCAGAAGAGGTCTGCGAGGCAGAAAGATGAAAAAAATAGCAAATTTTGCAGGGCAAATGGGAGCAGATTTAGGAACCAAGCATCGGCGGTGAATGGCTAATGGCCATGCAACAGGGGCAAGTAAAACACGGGCGATGGTGTCTTCGCCCCCAACACCGTCGCCCTAAAAATAACAAATCAAGGTTTGAGGTGCCTGGATGTTCTCAGCCAGTCAAGGAAAAAAAAGGGAAGATGGTATACTCTCTACATCCTAAATTCTAAGTCATTCTAACCTTTTTGGAGAACCAAAACATAAGCTTAACTAAATTTATATAATAAAACAATAACATTTATAATACCAAATAAGCATAATTAAATTCTACATTAATTATATTTTTACACTATATATATTTAATGTAAAAAATCTTTATAATCCTTTTTTTATAATTTAAGTCAAACTTGAGATGATTTGACTCTCAAAAAAAGTTGGAATAACTGATGATTTAGAGTGAGGGGGTACTACTTAGTGTAGTTAAAATTAGTCATCACTTAAGAAACACGGCATGTGTATAAATAGAAGCGTAGAACTGACATTGCCTAGTAATTATCACCACAGGAAGAACAATAATAGTAGTATTTGTTGCTAACTTGCTATCGCTAAGCATGGCTAGCACTAGAACAGTCCCAACACCGTGACCCCGATGATTGGCACTCACATCGTGAAACGAGCTACCGCAAAGTTATATTAGCAAGCTGTTTAGCTCATGGGCATTCCACCAAACACCCCACATGCGGTAGCAGCATTACCTGGTATCCATGCTTCCGAGTTTCCGACGGCTTACAGGTAACTGCTCTGCGTACGGAGATCGGGTCGCATTTTGAACTTTAGATTTAGACGAGATTCCACGCCTTCTTCTTGAGTCATCTTCTCCGCCTCCTGCACTTTGCAAAGCATTACCATGATCCTGATGCATGATGGTCCCTCCTTTTCCCCCTCGCAGCTGCGCTGAGGATTATAGCATACAAGCTGCATCCGCCACGTGTACGCAATGACGGCACCTAGCATCTAGCTATTTCGCACATCACGCATAGCGCTGCCGGTGCAATATTGCACAGTTTCCGGGTCCGGTGGGCGGTGGCCTGTCCGGGGAGGACTTGTTTCACTGCACTACAATCCACCCGGCCGTGAGTTATTTTTCACCTCAATCCTTGGCAATTCATTTTCCATGGTCAGTTGTACCGTCGAAATACCAACATGATTTGCTTCTTCGTCCTCGAACATAAAAAACCAGGCATCCTACTTTCTGAATTATAAAAAAATGTTCAAATTAGCTCTTAGCGCTGATTGGAAGTGGTCTTGAAGGCATCCTACTTTCTTAGCGCTGATTGGAAGTGGTCTTGAAGGCACGGGCACTTTTGTCCTTTTTAGATAATATGAAAATCTGGTAaatactttgataaggtttttaaatCATGGAAAACATTTTTTAAAGTTTCTAAATTTTTTGAGAAAAATCCTAAAGCTAGACTGGTTCACGAGAAACCTAACCCCAATATTCAGAGCTTGTAAAAAAATCTAAAATCTTAAAGGTAGATTGAGATAGGGAAAATagagaaaatgaaaaaaaaactCTTGAAAGCTCTCAAAATAAATCAATGTGTGAACATATTTTAGAAACTTTGCACTGCGTAAATTCGAGGTGCAACTAGTAATAAACACATTCATGTTATGCATTCGTGTTGGTTGTGTCTTATGTATTCATTATGATAAAAGCATCTAGGCTCTTTGTGGTTTTAGTGgttaatgacaacataagattatGGTGACTCATGCATTTTACATATATAGTTTAAGTTAGGTCACACTATAGGAGATTGTTTTAAACAAACTATCATTTTCATGCTCCTAATTATTGATTTTGTTTCAATATTCAAATAATGAAGGATAAGATTATGGAAGGACTAGTTCTAAGTGTTGTTTGGAGTTGATAGACACTTATAATGGATTATGAATTTATTTTTTCTTTAACCATAGCATGACATAGTAAATTGACCTAGATAAACACTTTAGctctgtaacacccggctttaaggaacaaagccaggtgcatctcatacatgcgccaagaagacaacatatataataacagagtgtatagagataaatgtcataaaacatcagagtatttattacatagcggaagacttattacaaaatagaataataaagataaagcgaactaaggatcgtcggcgccaatgtcgactgggaacgccacctagattagatcgaactcctcagtgttaggcggctcctcctgaaccacctgatcttctcctgtgggggggtgtgagacagcaagggtgagctcacacatgatcatagctcaacaagttgtggggaaccagtggacataaactcacaaaggtgtaagatcatgtgatgtgtaaggttaatcaatgataggggttaaagctgagcattgcttttaagtagttggtcaaacttttattagcagttactaagtgtaagtaaataccaaaccataagtaaagtaatagaacaaaattaataacaaacccatgcaatacaaatgacaaaattgaatttaagttccataatttaaacatcagagagtcctgagctgctcatgaccgcgagcacggctagtataccagttttacactctgcagaggttgtaccctttacccacaagtcatgttacccatctgccaagggatcgcgacttcccatacacctctacctaggaagcgcggcagggcaacactacgaggcctttacaaagttccactagcttccgaaaacccgctacagtttataggaagttccaatgcagggttcctggctgactgccatcgcagcaaaatcaaccagggacctccctacactgaccactcccctactgcccttgcccctttcgggtaaggtagtcttccactagctttcctaattagtcagccaagggcgtcccattaaacccttgtggtggcacgtggttctcaagttaagctctatgttccaattaacattaatgatctcaacatgaacataaatagaataacaaaaagaattggaacatagaggtaataaatgattatcccaaaaccatgtaaagcaatagcaaactacccaagtgattcaggggtaaacaaggtaatgagataaacaatctagggtgacctattgggtcccatcaaaattaacctatgcatggataaatgatattaaagaacattattgggtaagatgtggtcaagggcacaacttgccttcaatgagctcctgctcagctacttcaacctgctgctcaccaggatcctcagcaacgggctcttctactcgccacaatacaaacaagcacaggatacagggaaaattaacattacaccaagcatgtaaacaaaatacacagagatattctacataataaaataaaattctaggaacaggaatcataatttttggagttatagaatttaagttatgcattttcaaaggttttatgtgtttaaaataggattaagtgtgaaataaattttcttactgttttcatgacataacagaggttctaggtgatagagaataaaaatacaaaattttaggaagtggaatgaagtaatttggagctcatatgcattttctatgatttattgaagttctagcaattattttcctattaaaaatctatttaataatcattttctctggttttattatgttctggactgggcctcatttaccAGAAAGTGCAGGGGCTTCGGAGTAAATATTTCTAGACACAGAGAACAGTCcagtggaccgcgggttgatatGTTAAGAGCTCAGGGTTTCTTTTGTAACATgcacggcgaaggggtacgggcagTCGCTGGCCGTCCGATCGGCATCAAGGGCTCGGATTACTCCCACAGGTGCACCAAACCGGTACACAACGTGGACCTACGGATTAAGATCTAACGGTAGATATTTTAAAGGGACGCGACGACCTCCGATCCGTCCGATGTCATCCAACGTCCCACGACTAACTTCAAAAGAGGTCTCACTCACATTTGACCAGGAACGTTCGCCCTTAATCTAACAGCTCAAATTTGGTGCGCCTCCGCTAGATCCTGACCGTCGGATGGAAATCCGACCACCGACACTCGCCAAGCACATCTAGCGGTCACCAGAGGTAGCGCCACCGCCCACAGTGGCGAGCTCGCCGGAGTCTCCCCCGGGACCATGCCAGGGCGCATGAATACTACGGATTTCTAGGGTATGACCTACTCTAAGCCTCTGCGAATCTAATGAGGGTAGTACCAGCGTGGGTGACACACTGGTATGCCCGGCCCCCGCACAACCGCGGCACCGCGGCGGAGCATAGCTCCGGTGAACGATTGCGGGGACACCAGTCTACTAATTTCACCATGTATCGATGTAACATGATGAGGATAAAGGCCTAGACGAGGGGTGGGATGATTACCACGGTTTCGCTGCGTCGTCTTCAACCACGGTGAAGTGCGGCCACGACAGTCACCCACCTCGTTGAAGAAATCTGCTTGATCCGCGCCTCGATTGGTTCTGCAGCGGCGTCAATCTCACTCCCTAGGGCGCGGCGAAGGTCATTGGCCAACCACGCGCCCCAATTTGCTTCACCGGTGAAGAACGGGTGCAGTAGCAGCCGCCTCCCTCCACGGTTCGCAGCGATGTTCCAACTGGTGTTTCACGGGGATGGTAGAACAGGTGAGGGCGCACACGTGGTCAGGGAAGGGAATGCGAGGATTTATCCTCAGGTAGCGCCATCGGGTGCAACAACCTCCACACCCGTGCCGCGAACTCCACGGCAATACCGCCATACGCGGTGTTCGTTGGAGAGGGAAGAGCTGCGACCCCCGGCCCACCAGTCAGCCAAACAAACACGGCCAGCGGAGGAATGAGCGATGGCCCACATGCCAGTGATAGTGATGTCCATGCCGTGGAGGATGGCGTAGGTGTTGAGTGGCCGACACGGTGGATCCCAAAGACCAGTGGTCGGACCCAGAATGGTACACGCGGATGGAAgatgggccgcgcgggaggaAAATGGAAGTGGGCCAAATTCGGTTGCTCAGGCCCAATTAGctagttttctttttttttctttttattttctgtttcatttcgtttttaaatctccattttgaattcaaacttgtttgtGAGCTTCATAACTGAGTTAAGTACCTAAATTAAAATATTAGTAGGAACAAAATGTATtctttcatatatttattttcctctattttgtataatctctcccttctctcttttcttaattctaggattattttaggatttaaatccccatttggatatttaacatatttctttttgcattattataatattgtcacaaaaatgcacacacaaataaaatattcagcatgatgcaatgatttagtagcatatctctttattaattgtttttggacatggtgttcacatatgatgatgcataaagatcaaactcacataaagagaaattgtttctctattggtattattcttAGCAaactacaaagtgggtgttacaaatcctacccccttaaaaataatctcgtccccgagattaagaagatctagggaaaatgtggggaaaatctatacgaagctcttcttctctttcccaagttgcttcatcttcaccgtggtgactccattggactttgcacatctttatcaccttattcctcgtgactcgagtcaaagtgtccaaaatcttgatcgggtactccgtgtaagtcaaatcaccctgaacactgagctcttccatcggtaactgttcctcgggaacacggagacacttcttaagttgagacacgtggaacacattatgcacatctgatagactagcaggtaactcaagttggtatgccatctctccaactctcctaaagatcaagaatggtccaatatagcgaggggacaatttgcccttaactttaaatctcctcattccacgcagtggtgacaccttgaggtacacataatctccttcttcaaattccagtggtctccttctattatcagcatagctcttttgcctggtttgagccactctcaaattctctcgaattatacggacttgttcttctgcttcttgaatcaattcaggcccaaagaattgtctttctccagtctgatcccaatacaaaggagttctgcacttcctcccatataaagcttcaaaaggtgacatcttcagactggcctgatagctattgttatatgagaattcagcataaggcagacttttatcccaacttcctccatgctgaagggcacatgctctcaacatatcctccaatacttgattagtcctttcagtctgtccgtcagtctgagggtgataagctgtactaaaattcaactttgtactcatattctcatgaaagcttctccaaaatcttgaggtaaactgtgaacctcgatcagacacgatcttctttggtactccatgcaaacacacaatccgagccatatacaattctgctagctgagaacctttataagtagtcttcacaggaataaagagagccactttagtcaatctatccacaatcacccatatagcatcatatcctttctaggtgcgaggcaatccagtaataaaatccataccaatctcttcccacttccactcgggtatcttcagtgggtgcaatagtccagctggcctatggtgttcagccttaactctttgacatacatcgcacatagccacatgtgcagctacatctcttttcaatccataccaccaatacttccacttcaaatcctgatacatcttagtactaccaggatgaatagaataattcgtatcatgggcctcctttaagatagtctctcgaaggcttttaatatcaggaacacacattctgtccttgaaccatacagtgccttgctcatcttccgtaaatttcggaactcgaccttcagtaatcagatccttaatctcttttattttagcatcacaaatttgtcctttgcggatctcttgctccaaagtaggttccacatcaatagtaactccttcagtatgagtaactatccccaggttaagtctcctgaaatcctcaacaatctcatcaggtagctgggcaacaatagctgaatgaacatgctccttgcgactcaaggcatctgcaaccaaatt
It contains:
- the LOC103631766 gene encoding IQ domain-containing protein IQM2 isoform X1, coding for MGLSISYPPDDYLPEDDDDDDDDGIDRLFVRSLSFDNLNTHDTLESPTALLDALTSKRLMVRGSLRFERREGDPFQVETTLSMVSPKPAKKSYNYKPIVLPRYKSTENLPPDSPVIGMVSPVHQAAAIRVQKVYKSFRTRRQLGDCAVLVEQRWWKLLDFALLKRNSVSFFDVQKPESALSRWSRARMRAAKVGKGLSKDEMAQKLALQHWLEAIDPRHRYGHNLHYYYQYWLHCESKQPFFYWLDIGEGKEVNIDEHCPRWKLLQQCIRYLGPKERESYEVVVEDGKFMYKLSQKIVDTSEGPRDAKWIFVLSTTRALYIGTKSKGTFQHSSFLAGGATSAAGRLIVEDGILKAVWPHSGHYRPTEANFREFMNYLKNRNVDLTNVKLSLSEGEEDEWFRHRASSLSQLNNTESSHPTSAEDSKSHSHPAGAADKGNDTTPGTPPSTSHDKTTTSAATSGTPAMKRSSSGSKLQRKRPPRLAVSKSRLGKGSGEQGAGAFGDCLNFCKENLFRGGEGDGEGGCEGEEMVVVPQEKILHRINSKMSLHSYQLGNQLSFRWTTGAGPRIGCVRDYPPELQFRSMEQVSLSPRGGAEHPRFGGTPPRQSPCAPLVPSTPGGPVSPLYGHGGAGTPSPRLQHGAA
- the LOC103631766 gene encoding IQ domain-containing protein IQM5 isoform X2, with translation MVRGSLRFERREGDPFQVETTLSMVSPKPAKKSYNYKPIVLPRYKSTENLPPDSPVIGMVSPVHQAAAIRVQKVYKSFRTRRQLGDCAVLVEQRWWKLLDFALLKRNSVSFFDVQKPESALSRWSRARMRAAKVGKGLSKDEMAQKLALQHWLEAIDPRHRYGHNLHYYYQYWLHCESKQPFFYWLDIGEGKEVNIDEHCPRWKLLQQCIRYLGPKERESYEVVVEDGKFMYKLSQKIVDTSEGPRDAKWIFVLSTTRALYIGTKSKGTFQHSSFLAGGATSAAGRLIVEDGILKAVWPHSGHYRPTEANFREFMNYLKNRNVDLTNVKLSLSEGEEDEWFRHRASSLSQLNNTESSHPTSAEDSKSHSHPAGAADKGNDTTPGTPPSTSHDKTTTSAATSGTPAMKRSSSGSKLQRKRPPRLAVSKSRLGKGSGEQGAGAFGDCLNFCKENLFRGGEGDGEGGCEGEEMVVVPQEKILHRINSKMSLHSYQLGNQLSFRWTTGAGPRIGCVRDYPPELQFRSMEQVSLSPRGGAEHPRFGGTPPRQSPCAPLVPSTPGGPVSPLYGHGGAGTPSPRLQHGAA